The Polyangium mundeleinium genome contains the following window.
GCGTCGTCGCTCGCGAGGAACGCGTAGACCGAGGCGATCTCGGCGGGCTCGCCGAGGCGCTTCAAGGGCGTCTGGCCCGCGATGGCGTCGAGGTTCTCCTTGGGGACCTTGCGGACCATGTCGGTGAGGATGAAGCCCGGGGCGACGGCATTGACGCGGATGCCGGCTCGGCCGAGCTCGCGGGCGAGGGTCTTGGTCAGACCGATCACGCCGGCCTTCGTGGCGACATAGTTCGCCTGGCCGAAATTGCCGTAATGGGCGACGACGGAGGCGGCGTTCAGGATGACGCCGCTCTTCTGCTCTTTCATGAAGGCGGCGGCCATCTGGCAGAGCTTGAAGACGGCGGTGAGGTTGACGGCGATGACCTGATCCCAGTCCTCGGCCGAGAGCTTGGCGAGGCTCTTGTCGCGGGTGATGCCGGCGTTGTTGACGAGGACGTCGATGCCCTTCTTGTCGCGCACGGCCTGCTCCAGGGCGGCGAGGCCCTCGGGGCGCGAGACGTCGGCCGGGACGTAGGTCATGCGCTCGGGGAATGCGGAGGCGAGATCGGCGCGATCGGCGGGCACGACGTCGTTCAGGAGAAGCTCTGCGCCCTCCTCGTAAAACCGCGTCGCCGTGGCGCGACCGATGCCGCTCGCCGCCCCCGTGATGAGCACCCTTTTGCCGGACAATCCTCGCATGGCTTCCGTCCTCCGTCATGCTGCGGCGCACAACGGTACGCGCAGATCGAGCCCCTGCCGGGGGCGCGCCCGCAGCAGGGCGTAAAATGGGGGCTGAGCTGATCGATAGGGGATCGAGCAGCCAGTCGCCGGTCAGCGTAGGGCGGCGCGGGGATGGACGTCAAGGAATTTCATGTTGCGGCGCAGCATGCCGGAGGAGGTGGCGCCGCCGGCCGGGCGCCATGGCGGCGCCATGCTTGTTTGCTCGCGTTGTGCGGTCTTTCCCCGCGATATTCGTCGGGCACGGCGCTCGCACAGGGCCCGGGTATGGCGGCGCGCGACGAGGATGACGAGGAGGGCGGCGATGATGACGTCGACCTGACCCTGCGCCACGTGTCGCAAAAGCTCCCGCTGGCCCTGGCGAGGGCA
Protein-coding sequences here:
- the fabG gene encoding 3-oxoacyl-ACP reductase FabG — encoded protein: MRGLSGKRVLITGAASGIGRATATRFYEEGAELLLNDVVPADRADLASAFPERMTYVPADVSRPEGLAALEQAVRDKKGIDVLVNNAGITRDKSLAKLSAEDWDQVIAVNLTAVFKLCQMAAAFMKEQKSGVILNAASVVAHYGNFGQANYVATKAGVIGLTKTLARELGRAGIRVNAVAPGFILTDMVRKVPKENLDAIAGQTPLKRLGEPAEIASVYAFLASDDASYITGAVLDVNGGLVLGT